In Nitrososphaerales archaeon, the genomic stretch CTTCTTTATTTTCTCTGGTAAACCCATCAGTATCCGCCCCGAGCGAAGAGTCTTCGCAGGCAGCTCCTATTCAAGCTACCCGCTCTTCGTGACATACTCGATCTCTATTGTGTGACCCGTCCCATACGGGTAGGAGCTTCCGCCGTTCCAAGTTGGGTCGCCCACCGCTGTGGGAGAGCAGGGCGGGCCCGTGGTGTTGACGCTGCAGTAGTCCAGCTGTTCCAAGTTGAGGGAGCCCCACGCCGTGGAGCTCCTCCCGTCCACCAAGAGGACCACTTGGTGGGTCGCGTCGGTCTTGTAACCGAGGATGTCCGTCGAGTTGAAGACGATCGGGCGCGAACTCCCGTTGAAATTCACTGTGCCGTAGGTGTACTTCCAAATGGTGAAAAAGTCGCCCAAGGTGAAGTTCTTCGTCGCTTCAGCTTGGGCTAATTCGATGTGGAGGATGCCTGAGGCGTCGTGCGTGTGAATCGGTTCGAGGCACGACCCCTGTTGCACGCTGCCGGCGCCCGCTGGGATGGTCACGCTGCTGCCTTGAATGGCGATCTGCAAGTAAGGATGCACATGAATCCACTCGCCGTTGGTGCACGCAAACGGAGGGCCCGCCAGAGATGGTGCGATAAGCAAGTAGAACCCAATCCCCAGTACGACCGCGACAGCGACAGCCCCGATCAGCACGGTGTGACGGTTTCGTCTGCGGAGGCTTCTCGGTCTGGAGGCCTTTCCCCCGGTGCCCGTCTTCCTCGGCACAGCACCGACTGGCTTTCCGCTTCCCCCTTCGTGCTTGTCCCTCGCGTGCTGAGCTAGGGCGTCTTCTGTGGCGAACTCTCTTCCGCAGACATCACAGACTGGCAAGGCTTGTGTACTTTCGTCGCGTCGTCCTGGCCCGCTTATATCATTGCCGCGCGGCGAGGCCCTTAGCCACCCCAAAGGTTCATCTATGCCGACCTGAGACAACGGACAATGACGATGACCAGACGAAGCGGCATGAGCAACGCTGCGAAGGCTGGAATCGCTATCGTTGTGGTCATTATCGCCGCTCTTGCCGCATATGAGTTGTACCCGGCCCGTGCGGGACCGACCCAGACAGCAACGACCCCCAGCACAGTTCAGATCGTGATGCCGGCTGGAGTGGGCAGCAATCTGGCCCTCAACTTTGCCCCTGCGAAACTGGTCGTGGTGATCGGCGTCAACAACACCATCGAGTGGGTCAACATGGACAATGTCACCCATACCGTCGTGGCAACGGGCGTTCCGAGTGGCGCGGCCATGTTCGCGTCGGGAGGCTCGGGCCTAAGCAATGGACAGACATTTACCGTGACACTCGCCGTCCCTGGCACATACACGTATCACTGTAGCATTCACCCTGTCTGGATGCAGGGTCAGATAATCGTGAAGCAGTCGGCCTAGCCGTCAGTCGCAGACTACTGCCTTGATGCACTTCTGCTCCCGGGCGACGCGGAACGCCTCAGGCGCCTCCTCCAGGCTGAACTTCTGAGTCACGAGCTTGGAGAGGTGTATTTTGCGGTCGGCAAGCAGTCGGAGCGCCCTTCTTGTTTCCAGCTCAGTCGTGGAATAGCTCGAGACTACTGTCATACCCTTCAGGAAGTATTGGGCGAGATTCATTTCCACAGTCGCGCCCTTCGGCGGGGCACCGAAGAGAAGTACCTTCCCGCCCTTGGAGACATCCTGTAATGCCGACTTGAAGGCTGCCGGGCTCCCTGTTGCAACGAGTGCGAGCTCTGGCCCTTCACTTCCGAATAGCTCGAAGGCGCGTCCCCGTGCGCCCTCCTCCCTCGGGTCGTAAACCCGCGAGGCACCCAACCTCTTCGCAAAGCTCAGCCTGTACGCGCTCAAATCGCTCATCACCAACTTTCTGCAGCCAAAGCTGTGCAAGAGGAGAAGGTGGGTCAGGCCCACAGGCCCCGCCCCGTAGATGACTGCGCTCTTTACGCCTGCCGCACCTACCCCCTCCAGACCGCGAAGGCAGCAGCCTAGCGGCTCGATGAAAGACGCCTCCTCGAAGGAGAGGTTGCCTGGAAGCTTCAGCACTGCCCCACGCTCGACGTTCCAGCGAGGCACAACAAAGTACTCTGCGAAACCTCCAGGTCTGATGTTGTGCTTCGGGAACTCTGCACAGAGTGTGTATTCACCCCTGGCGCAGACACTGCACTTGTGACATGGCGCATGGTGGTGGGCGAAGACCCTGTCTCCCTTTCGCAACCCTCTTACTCCGTCTCCCAGCTTCGCCACTACTCCAACAACCTCGTGGCCCAACACTGGCGGAGTGATCGCCTCTCCCCTGACTTTCTCGATGTCAGTACCGCAGACCCCTGAGCACTTCATCTTGACCAGGAGTTCGCCCCTGCCCGCTTTGGGGACGGGGACTTGCTTTATCTCAAGGTGCCCGGGGGACGAAAGCACCAGCGACTTCAAGGCGAAGGGTCGGCGGCCACGCCTAATTATAAAGCAAGAGAGGCGACCTGCAGTCGTTGAAGGCTGCCCGCTTCTACGCCCCCCGCGACGTGCGGCTGGAGGATGTTCCGGAACCAGAGGTCGGCCCAGGTGAGCTGCTCATCGAGGTCCTGGCTTCTGACATGTGTGGCACGGACCTGAAGACGTTCATGAGAGGCCACCCGCTGATCAAGCCTCCGATCACGATTGGGCACGAATACAGCGGGGTCGTCAAGGAGGCAGGCCGCGGCGCGAAGTTCAGGCGTGGTGACAGGATTGTGGCGTCGAACTCCGCTCCGTGCATGAAGTGCGAGATGTGCAAACGAGGGAGTTACACCCTTTGCAGCAGTATCACCGAAGGTCTGGTCGGTTTCTCGGTTCCAGGCTCCTACTCGGAGTACCTGCTCGTTCCGAGGAACATCGCAGAGGTGAATACCTACAGGTTCAAGAGATCAAAGCCCGAAGAGATCGCATGTTCTGAGCCACTGGCTTCTGTCATACACGCGCTTGACAGGGTCCAGGTGGAACGGGGGGAGAGGGTTGCTATAGTAGGCGCAGGGGCCCTTGGTTTGATGTTCCTGCAGCTGCTGAAAGCGAAGGGTGCGGAGGTGATCGTTGCGAACAGGTCGGGTGGAAGGCTCGAGGTCGCGTCTCGGCTGGGAGCCGACAGCGTGATTCAGGTTGACGATGGGAGCCTCGCCGACAGGGTTAGGACAGCTACGGGAGGTCTAGGGGCGGACGTAGTTGTGGAGGCCGTGGGCAGAAAGGAGACTTGGGAATCTGCTTTCGGAGCAGCGCGGAACGGAGGCCGCGTCCTTCAATTCGGGGGCTGCGCCTCGGGTACGAGGGTGGAGTTCGACGCAGGGAAGATACACTACGGAGAGACGAGTGTGATCGGCTCCTTCCATCACGAGCCCACTGCGTTCAGGAGGGCGGTCAGGGCGATTGAGAGCGGCGAAGTCAAGACGAAACCGCTCATCACTCACAGAGTCAGCCTGGACGAAATTCGAAGGGGCTTCGAGCTGATGGAGCGGGGGGAAGCCCTGAAGGTCGCAGTCCTGCCTTGATCGCGCGCTGACGCGACAGGGCCCAGAGATAGGGCATGAGTCTCGGAGAATGTCCTCGAAAGGTTATATCGTCTCTGGGGGTCGCGGTTTCGGATGAACGATATCGTCACGGTCGGAACCACTACGCCGACCGAGCTGAAGGGACTCGGGATACCTGACGAGAAGTTGAAGTCGATTCTGAGGAAGATGGTGCTGGCGAGGCGGTTTGAGGAGAAGGTCGAAGAGCTCTACCTCAAGATGGCCCTCATCACCGGGCCTTGCCACCTCTATCTCGGAATGGAAGCGATAGCGGCCGGTGCGGCTGAGGCACTCACGGTGGACGACTACGTCCTTGCGACCTACAGGGGCCATGGCCACGCGGTGACGCGGGACGCCCCGCTCGACAAGGTCTTCGCTGAGCTGATGGGGAGGGTGGACGGAACCTGCAAAGGTCTCGGCGGTTCGATGCATGCGGCCACCTGGACAGAGAAGAAGCTGATGCTTGCGACTGCCATCGTCGGGAGCAACATCCCGATAGCTGCTGGAATGGGCCTTGCCGTGAAGAAGAAGGGGCTCGACGCCGTGGTCGTGGCCTACTTTGGGGACGGGGCCGTGAATTCCGGCTCCTTCAACGAGGGGGTCAACCTGGCTGCGGTCTGGAAAGTCCCTGCCATCTTCGTGTGCGAGAACAACCAGTACGCCATGTCACTCCCCGAAGCCAGGGGGGTTGCGTCAAAGAGCATCGCAGAACGAGCCGCGGCGTATGACATTCCGACCTTCGTAGCTGACGGCAACGACCCAGTCTCAGTCTACAGGGCTATGAAGGAGGCGCGAGGAATCTGCAGAAGGGGTGACGGTCCGTGTTTCATCGAGGCTCGGACCTACAGGATGAAGGGACACGGCATTTACGACAAGGCTGATTACAGACCAAGCGACGAGGTGAGGGAGTGGGCCGGCAAAGACCCCATCGCGATGTTCAGCAAGCTTCTGGTTGACCAGAAGGTGCTTTCGGAGAAGGAATACGGCGACATGAGGTCGACAATCGACAACGAGATTGAAGCCGCAGTGAAGAAGGCCAGGGCGAGCCCCTACCCGGAGTTCTCCACGCTGCAAGGAATGGTCTACCCAGAGTGACTGACATGAGAGAGCTCACCTACCTTGAGGCCCTCAATGAAGCCCTCTCGAGCGCGATGGAGAGGAGCAACGACGTCTTTCTGCTCGGTGAAGACATAGGGGCGTACGGTGGCGCCTTCGGGGTGACCAAGGGTCTGCTGCAGGAATTCGGAGCAGACAGGGTCATCGACACGCCCATCTCCGAGGCTGCAATCGTGGGGGCCGCTCTCGGCGCCTCCCTCCTTGGGATGAAGCCAGTGGCGGAGATAATGTACATGGATTTCTTGCCGATATCGATGGACCAACTCGTGACACACGCCGCGAAGCTCTACTACATGTCCGGAGGGCAGCTGAAGGCCGGGTTAGTGCTCAGGACACAGTACAGCCTCGGCAGGGCACACGGCGCCCAGCACTCCGAGTTCCTCCCTGCATGGTTCCTGCAGGCGCCTGGCCTAAAGGTCGTTGCTCCGTCCACTCCGCACGACGCCAAGGGCCTGCTCAACGCCTCGCTGAAGGAGAAGGGGCCAGTCCTGTTCGTCGAGTGTGCGATGCTCTACAAGAGCAAGGGAGACGTTCCTGAGGGCTACTACGAGGTCCCGCTAGGCAAGGCCGACGTGAAGAGGCAAGGAGGCGACATGACGATCGTCGCCATCTCTAGGATGGTCCCCGAGGCTCTGGCCGCTGCTGAGAGGCTTGCCGAAAAGGGAATAGACGCCGAGGTCATCGACCCTAGGACAATCCAGCCCCTTGATAGAAAGACGATCATCGACTCGGTCAGCAAGACCGGAAGGCTGCTGATAGCCTCGGACGACATGAAGACGGGCGGCGTTGGGGCAGAGATAGCAGCCACCGTCTTCGAGGAAGCCTTCGACCGCCTGAAGGCGCCTCTCTCAAGAGTATGCTCGCCAGACCTGCCCATACCTTTCGCGTCGCCACTCGAGAAGGAGTACATGCCCAGCTCTGAGAAGGTGGAGAAGGCTGCGCTCGAGCTCGCAAAGTGGTGAGCTACTTCGGCAGGCCTGAGACGTCCCCGCAGTCAAGCAGGGCACCACGCTGTTGCACCTGAACCTGCAGGATTGGACTTCGATCATTTCTGCCCCGCAGGCGTAGCAGAATTCGACGACCACCCGGGCTCTCCAGCAGCCAACCGCTTGGAACGGTTTTAAACTGTGGCTGCTGTCCGCGGTGCAAATGCCACCGCCGAGCGACATCGAGGTCGGGAAACCCAGGATAACTCGGAGGAGCCCTGTTCGCCCAACTTCGAAGCTTTGCCCGAAGTGCCTGAAGCCGCTCCAGAAGGGGAGCAAGCTCGGAGGTTGGCTGGTCCCTCAAGACTACTACTGCACCAGCTGCGGTTACAAGGGGACCGTCTACTTAGAGAAAGCCTCGCACAATGAGGGAGAGAGCTGACGTCAGAAGCACAGGGTTGGCATCTCCGCCCCTACCAGATTCTCGCTGGCGCGTTCGCAGCAATCCTAGTCATCACGCTGGCCCTCTTCGCGCTGTCGTTCCCATTCGGGCTATACACGGTCTTCTACACGAACCTCTCGCAAACGTACACCGCTTCGACGCCAATCTCTGGGATCTACATCTTCCTGGGCCCACTCCTTCAGATTGTGCCCATGCCAGGGAGCATAGGAGCTTTCTTCGTAGCCATGAGCGCAATCTACGCTTCGATGTTCCTCCTCGCTGCGAGCCAGGGACGAGGTCTGGTCCGAGCGGTGAGGAGTGCTTTCACAGACGGATTCGGCGCGCTCTTCTCGAACACGCTCCTAGCAACCGTGGCTGCCTTGGGGTTCCTTGCCTTCACCATTCTTGTCATAGACACACTTGAAACCGCAGGGGGCGTGCCTGTGGGAGGGCTGAGCGGCGACGCCATGAACCTCTTTCTCAGCCTGACAATCGCACCACTCCGAGAGGAGTTCGGTTTCAGAGTCCTCATCATCGGGCTGATAGCGGCGTTCGCCTCCATCGGAAAGCCGTGGAGGTCTGCCCTCAAGGCCATCTGGAGGCCGTCGGTGGCGTACGAGGATGTGCAGAACAACACCGTGACGAAAGCGGCTCTTGGGTTCGCACTCGCCGCCAGCGCCTTGACCTTCGGACTGGTCCACGTAACCTCGAACTCAGGTTGGGAGATTGGAAAGCTCCCCGAGGCTGCCTACGCCGGGGTCGTGCTCGGGTACATCTACATCAGATACGGCTTCCACGCTGCTGTCTTGGTGCATTGGGGGATCGATTACCTTGGAAGCGTCTTCGCTTTCTTTGGCCAAGGCGCGTACGGAATCCCCTGGACGTCGGACACCGGCTACTTCCTTCAGCAGGTCGTGACAGTCGACATGATCGGTGTGCTTGGAGTGTCGAGCTTCCTCGTTGTGTCATACCTAGGGATACGCTGGGTCCTCAAACGAAGGGAGGAGGCAGCGTCTCTCAGGTTCGAAGTTTGATAAGGCTGGGCGAGAAGGCAATGGGGCGATACTCTTGACAGTCCTGGGGGCCTCAGTCCTTAAGGAAATGGTGGCCAAGTACAAGGTGATCTTCCCATCTGTAGAAAGCGCCTTCGACGGCGACGGCTACGTCCTGACCGTGAGGGAGGACAGGACTCTGAACTACCTCGAGCATAGGAACATGATTTCGAAGGAGATCGTCTTCACCCCGCCCGACTGCGTCGCCCACCTGACCTCCAAGAGCAAGTTCGGTAGGCTCGGCCTTTCTTTCCTCAACTCGGTAAAGGTCCACAGCGGCTTCGTCGGAAGGCTCGCACTCGAACTGGTCAACCTCAGCAACGAGAGGACGCCGATAACCATCAAGAAGGGCGAACCCCTAATCCACATCGAGTTTCTGAGGAGGGAGGGCACACCGTCTCCCTACAAGGGTAAGTACATGTTTCAATACATGGACGGCGCCGAGACGGACATGTACGTCAAGGTCCTCTCCGAACACTTCCCGAAGACGTTCCCTAGGTCGGACCTCGAAGCCATCAGCAAGGCGAGGCTGGTCGAGGAAACCTAACCCTAGCGTGCTAGACTGACCTCGAAAGCAGGTTTGTCTTCGGGCTGTTAGATGCCGAGAGCCGACCTGAGACCCTTGTACCTGTTCCGGATGGTGACCTCTGTCACACCCGCGGCCTCGGCGACGTCCTTCTGCGTCTTGTCCTCCCCCTCAAGGGTGCACGCGACGTAGAGCGCGGCCGCAGCGAGACCCATCGGGTCCTTCCCCGCCGAGATCCTCGTCTCCTCAGCCCTCTTCAGAATCTCCAGCGCCCTCCTCTTCGTCTTCTCGGAGAGCCCAGCCTTTGAAGCGATTCTCGAGACGCACTTCGTGGGGTCTACCACCGGCATCTTGAGGTCCATCTCCTTCAGTAGGAGCCTGTAACACCTAGCGATGTCCTTCTTCTTGACGTTGCTCACCGCAGCCAGGTCCTTCAGAGTCCTGGGAGTCTGCGTATCCCTGCAGGCAGCGTAGAGCGACGCTGCGATTATCGCGGAAATTGACCTTCCCCTCACCAGCCCCCTCTCGAGGGCCTTCCTGTAGATGTAGGCCGCCTTCTCGACGACCGCGTCGGAGACCGAGAGCTTGTCAGAGAGCCTGTCGAGCTCGCTGAACGCCTGCCTCAGGTTCCTGTCGACTGGCTCGTGCACCTGGCTCCTGCTGTCCCAGGTCCTCAGCCTCTCTACCGTGGCCTTCATTGACGCAGAGAGCGACTTGCCGGATGCGTCCTTGTTGACGCCCCCGATCACCGTCGCCAGGCCCATGTCGTGCATGGCTATGGAGGTCGGTATGCCGCCCCTGCTCCTGTCGTCCTTCTCTTCCTTGGAGAAGGCCCTCCACTCGGGGCCGGTCTCTTCGATTTTCTCCTTGACTACGAATCCGCAGCTGCCGCAGAAGAGTTCGCCTCCGGCGCTGTCGACGACCATGGGGCCCTTGCCGCAGCGAGGGCACTTGTCCATGGCCTTCTGAAGCTTCATCAACCGAGTGTAATCTTTGTCTGAGAACATGCTCTCTACCAAAACGGTTAAATTTACAAACAAGAGCCCGCAGACCACGTATTTATGCGTTGTGGACGATTCTGCTCGCTTTTGCAGTGAATTGCAAGACTTGCAGCTTTCTCCCCACACTTGCTTCATTAATTCAATACGGACGACCAACCCAGTCGCTTGGAACGCCAGGATTGGACCCGGGGCGGATTCGTGAAACTGCTCCCCCTAGACCTGGGGTTCGCTCTGAACGTCCTGGGCGCGGTGCTAATTATCGGCATTGCGATCCCTAGCCTGCACTTGGCTGCCGACGTGAATCAACCCAAGCTGAAGACGCTCACGATTCCTCTCTCAGGTTCCGCCGAGTGCAGGGCCTACGGCTTGTTCAGGGGTAGGGCGGACGCGCCAAAGTAGCCTCGACGAGCTGGTCCTGAACTCGATTGAGAGTGCTCTCTCGAAGGTCTTCGACAGGGACACGTTGAAGGCCGTAGACTTCTACGTGGATAGGCGGATGGCAGTCAGCAGTCCAAGTGAGTACGCAAGGTCGATGCAGAAGACCTTCGGAGACGGGGCAAGGGTCCTGATTGACGGCGTCATCGATGACATGTGCGCTGCGGCGGGGATTGAAAGAGGCGGCATCGCCTCCCTGGAGGACTGCGTCGTGAGCGCGAGGCGAAGCTGACCCCCTCCGCAACAGGCTGAAGCGCTATATCGTTCTCCTCTCAGCCCATTGGGACCGTGAAAGCAAACGGTGGCACTTTGGTCCAGCTCTTGAGACCTGTGCTCGATACCTACTCCGACAGCGCAGTCGCCCTAGTCGGCTGTCGCTCGCTCGGGATAGAGAGAGAATGCTGCGAATTCGACGTCGTCGTGGTCACGAAGGAAGTTCGACCAAGGAACACTCTAAGGATGGGGGACGCACGCCTGGACCTTTTCTTCCTTTCCGAGAAAGAGGCCCTGCAGCCAAGCGATCCGGAGATCGCGGTCTCCATGGCATTCGCCAAGATAGTCAGGGATAGCACTCTCCTTCTCTCCGCGGGCTGCTCTGCCGCGCAGGCTGTCCTGCCTGAGAACTCCCGGAGGGGCGCGCAGGCGCGTCTCGGTGCCTCACTGAAGGCGATGGGGAGGGCGGACGAGGCCCTCTCGAAGGGTGCCGCGGAGGACGCTGACTTCTGGCTCCTCTCAGCCGCTTACGAATTCGCGATCGCGTGGCTCTACGCTTTGGAGGTCAAGCCCGCCCCCAGCCACCTCCTCGCACAGTTGAAGGAGCATTCCAGAGGCTCGCCGAAGAAGTTCGAGGCTTTTTCGGCTGCGGCTGGTCTGGAGCGAGCCTCGCGGAAGGACTGCGAAGCCAGGCTCGAATCCATGGCTGTGCTCTACGACGTGCTCGACGCTCCCCAAGCCGACCCTGAAGCGTCCGCGCCTACGTCGACCAGGATCACGTTCCAGATTGTGAAGGAGAAGGCGGCCTTCCTCAACAACGCAATCCAGCACGCAGACTGCTATTCCTTCCTCGGCTATGAGGCCATGGAGATTCTGCCCGAAGTCCTCAGAAAGATGTTGGGGGCAGAGGGGAAGGAACCCGAACAGTCGCTCATAGTGAGCCTCTTGTCGAAGGGAGAAGGCAAGCCAATATCCGACGCGGTGATCAGCGGGTTGGGCCTAGTCCGGCAGGAGAAGGTCATCCAGTCGGGGCTCTCCGCTCTCCGCGCGCAGGTGTCCAGCTTGACTAGGACGGCCTGAACCTCCTCGCCTTCTCGCGGAAAAGGATTAGAGACCGCAGATTTCCTTCTGAGGGGTGAAGATCGAGCAGGTCGAACTCCTTGTCCCTGATGGTTTCCAATTAGTCCTCGGACAGAGCCACTTCATCAAGACGGTGGAAGACATCTACGAGACTCTTTCGACAGCCGTGCCTGGGATCAAGTTCGGCGTCGCCTTCTGCGAAGCCTCAGGGAAGGCCCTCGTCCGCTTCGACGGAACGGACCAGCGGTCCATCGACCTTGCGTGCGACTACGCATCGAGGGTCGCCGCCGGCCATTGCTTCGCTGTCGTGCTGAACGGTGCATTCCCGATCAACGTCCTCAACAGGATAAAGGCGGTCGAGGAGGTCGTTGGAATCTATTGTGCTACCTCAAACAACGTGGTAGTGGCGATTGCCGAAACAGGAAGCGGGAGGGGCGTGCTCGGCGTCGTCGACGGGGCGAAATCTGCTGGTCTGGAGAAGGAAGCGGATAAGCGGGAGAGGCGCGAGTTCCTGCGCAAGATCGGGTACAAGAGGTGACATCCTCCCACGACTAAAGCCTGTGGGCTTTCCCGCCTAGTTTGGTAATTCCGCAGCTGCTGTTCGCCCTCTAAGATTTTCACAATGGTTCTAATAGTTTCAGGGTTCCCTGGGGGCAAATCATAAAATTCTTCGTGCACGTTTAATTATGACCGCGTGATACGGATTCTTGAGATGAGCAGCAGGACATCGCAGAGGGCGGAGGACCGGCCTCAGGCAGCCTGCGGACTGTGCGGCCGGATGCTGAACCATGGCTACTACTTCGTCTGCCATGTCTGCGGAGCAACGTACTGCTACGCGCACATGCCCGAGAAGTGCCAGCACAGGAGAGTCAGGTCCTTGGCTCCTGTTGGGCCCGTCTCCCCCAAAGCATAAACCTGCCAAGCCGACGTTGTCAGCCGTGAAGATATACCTCTCAGTACCGATGATAGCTAACAGGACGCTCAGTAGGGCAAACATACTCGCCAAGGCAATACGAGACTCGGGGCACGAAGTTGCATCTCCGTGGGTCCTTGGCCCGGTGGAGAAAGACTCTGTTGCCGTGAACGTCTTCCAAAGGGACAGGCTGGGGGTGGAAAACAGCGACGCGACCCTCGCCGATGTCTCGCAGCCAAGCACGGGCGTTGGCATGGAGATAATGGCTGCGTACAAAGCTAGAAAGAGGATAATCCTCGTCGCCAAGAAGGGGAGCATTCTCTCCAGGATGCTGCTTCATATGGAAGGGAAGGAGCTGGTCGAGTTCGAGGACGACGAAGACCTCTACGAAAAGGTCTTGAAGCAGCTCAAGACAAGTCCGGGGATGGCTGGGAGGCCAGGTTCCAGTCAATGAAGCGCGAGGTCAGGTCGGGGACCGCACCGCAGCCCATCGGTCCATACTCACAAGGCGTCGAGACACGAGAGATGGTCTTCTGCTCCGGCC encodes the following:
- a CDS encoding plastocyanin/azurin family copper-binding protein, which encodes MTRRSGMSNAAKAGIAIVVVIIAALAAYELYPARAGPTQTATTPSTVQIVMPAGVGSNLALNFAPAKLVVVIGVNNTIEWVNMDNVTHTVVATGVPSGAAMFASGGSGLSNGQTFTVTLAVPGTYTYHCSIHPVWMQGQIIVKQSA
- a CDS encoding alcohol dehydrogenase catalytic domain-containing protein, giving the protein MKSLVLSSPGHLEIKQVPVPKAGRGELLVKMKCSGVCGTDIEKVRGEAITPPVLGHEVVGVVAKLGDGVRGLRKGDRVFAHHHAPCHKCSVCARGEYTLCAEFPKHNIRPGGFAEYFVVPRWNVERGAVLKLPGNLSFEEASFIEPLGCCLRGLEGVGAAGVKSAVIYGAGPVGLTHLLLLHSFGCRKLVMSDLSAYRLSFAKRLGASRVYDPREEGARGRAFELFGSEGPELALVATGSPAAFKSALQDVSKGGKVLLFGAPPKGATVEMNLAQYFLKGMTVVSSYSTTELETRRALRLLADRKIHLSKLVTQKFSLEEAPEAFRVAREQKCIKAVVCD
- a CDS encoding zinc-binding dehydrogenase, with product MKAARFYAPRDVRLEDVPEPEVGPGELLIEVLASDMCGTDLKTFMRGHPLIKPPITIGHEYSGVVKEAGRGAKFRRGDRIVASNSAPCMKCEMCKRGSYTLCSSITEGLVGFSVPGSYSEYLLVPRNIAEVNTYRFKRSKPEEIACSEPLASVIHALDRVQVERGERVAIVGAGALGLMFLQLLKAKGAEVIVANRSGGRLEVASRLGADSVIQVDDGSLADRVRTATGGLGADVVVEAVGRKETWESAFGAARNGGRVLQFGGCASGTRVEFDAGKIHYGETSVIGSFHHEPTAFRRAVRAIESGEVKTKPLITHRVSLDEIRRGFELMERGEALKVAVLP
- a CDS encoding thiamine pyrophosphate-dependent dehydrogenase E1 component subunit alpha, yielding MNDIVTVGTTTPTELKGLGIPDEKLKSILRKMVLARRFEEKVEELYLKMALITGPCHLYLGMEAIAAGAAEALTVDDYVLATYRGHGHAVTRDAPLDKVFAELMGRVDGTCKGLGGSMHAATWTEKKLMLATAIVGSNIPIAAGMGLAVKKKGLDAVVVAYFGDGAVNSGSFNEGVNLAAVWKVPAIFVCENNQYAMSLPEARGVASKSIAERAAAYDIPTFVADGNDPVSVYRAMKEARGICRRGDGPCFIEARTYRMKGHGIYDKADYRPSDEVREWAGKDPIAMFSKLLVDQKVLSEKEYGDMRSTIDNEIEAAVKKARASPYPEFSTLQGMVYPE
- a CDS encoding alpha-ketoacid dehydrogenase subunit beta, yielding MRELTYLEALNEALSSAMERSNDVFLLGEDIGAYGGAFGVTKGLLQEFGADRVIDTPISEAAIVGAALGASLLGMKPVAEIMYMDFLPISMDQLVTHAAKLYYMSGGQLKAGLVLRTQYSLGRAHGAQHSEFLPAWFLQAPGLKVVAPSTPHDAKGLLNASLKEKGPVLFVECAMLYKSKGDVPEGYYEVPLGKADVKRQGGDMTIVAISRMVPEALAAAERLAEKGIDAEVIDPRTIQPLDRKTIIDSVSKTGRLLIASDDMKTGGVGAEIAATVFEEAFDRLKAPLSRVCSPDLPIPFASPLEKEYMPSSEKVEKAALELAKW
- a CDS encoding transposase, which produces MPPPSDIEVGKPRITRRSPVRPTSKLCPKCLKPLQKGSKLGGWLVPQDYYCTSCGYKGTVYLEKASHNEGES
- a CDS encoding CPBP family glutamic-type intramembrane protease, which translates into the protein MSAIYASMFLLAASQGRGLVRAVRSAFTDGFGALFSNTLLATVAALGFLAFTILVIDTLETAGGVPVGGLSGDAMNLFLSLTIAPLREEFGFRVLIIGLIAAFASIGKPWRSALKAIWRPSVAYEDVQNNTVTKAALGFALAASALTFGLVHVTSNSGWEIGKLPEAAYAGVVLGYIYIRYGFHAAVLVHWGIDYLGSVFAFFGQGAYGIPWTSDTGYFLQQVVTVDMIGVLGVSSFLVVSYLGIRWVLKRREEAASLRFEV
- a CDS encoding transcription initiation factor IIB, coding for MFSDKDYTRLMKLQKAMDKCPRCGKGPMVVDSAGGELFCGSCGFVVKEKIEETGPEWRAFSKEEKDDRSRGGIPTSIAMHDMGLATVIGGVNKDASGKSLSASMKATVERLRTWDSRSQVHEPVDRNLRQAFSELDRLSDKLSVSDAVVEKAAYIYRKALERGLVRGRSISAIIAASLYAACRDTQTPRTLKDLAAVSNVKKKDIARCYRLLLKEMDLKMPVVDPTKCVSRIASKAGLSEKTKRRALEILKRAEETRISAGKDPMGLAAAALYVACTLEGEDKTQKDVAEAAGVTEVTIRNRYKGLRSALGI
- a CDS encoding adenosine-specific kinase, with protein sequence MKIEQVELLVPDGFQLVLGQSHFIKTVEDIYETLSTAVPGIKFGVAFCEASGKALVRFDGTDQRSIDLACDYASRVAAGHCFAVVLNGAFPINVLNRIKAVEEVVGIYCATSNNVVVAIAETGSGRGVLGVVDGAKSAGLEKEADKRERREFLRKIGYKR